The following are from one region of the Halomonas qaidamensis genome:
- a CDS encoding Dps family protein — translation MSDTNSIGLHEGSASQLAEKLNHLLANYQIFYMNVRGYHWNVRGSDFFELHAKFEEFYTDLLTKVDEVAERILTLGHKPIHAYSDYVKISRIEEDKDVHDGQTCVKGVLTGYQTLIELQRELLAIASDADDEGTAAQAGDYIREQEKTVWMLNAYLSK, via the coding sequence ATGAGTGATACAAATAGCATCGGCTTACACGAAGGCAGTGCAAGCCAGTTGGCTGAAAAATTGAATCACCTGCTGGCCAATTACCAGATTTTCTATATGAACGTTCGTGGCTACCATTGGAACGTTAGAGGCAGCGATTTTTTTGAGCTACATGCCAAGTTCGAAGAGTTTTATACGGATCTGCTGACTAAAGTCGACGAAGTGGCGGAGCGAATTTTAACGCTCGGCCACAAGCCCATTCATGCGTATAGCGACTATGTAAAAATTTCGCGTATTGAAGAAGATAAAGACGTTCATGATGGCCAAACCTGCGTAAAAGGCGTACTCACCGGTTATCAAACACTGATTGAATTACAGCGGGAACTGCTAGCAATTGCGTCGGACGCTGACGATGAAGGCACCGCTGCGCAAGCTGGTGACTACATTCGCGAGCAGGAAAAAACCGTATGGATGCTCAACGCTTACCTAAGCAAATAA